In Fluviicola taffensis DSM 16823, the following are encoded in one genomic region:
- a CDS encoding LIC11966 family surface protein, whose amino-acid sequence MKFVFLFCSMSLALFMVSCNQNNDKRKSFNDVVEYNDFIVDHIEKVNAVYTQALDTSLSIEEALKACDELTQLCEKSTLELKNIQPFDGDSSLTMQTLQYFQYMKVNGNTKITHFLNLEDRYLKSDFTDEEALIGEIEAAIGKINLEQEIESEKVNVVQKKFATKHDMLILN is encoded by the coding sequence ATGAAGTTTGTATTCCTTTTTTGTAGTATGTCATTAGCACTGTTTATGGTTTCTTGTAACCAGAACAACGATAAAAGAAAATCATTTAATGATGTAGTTGAGTATAATGATTTCATTGTGGACCATATTGAGAAAGTAAATGCGGTTTACACGCAAGCATTAGATACGAGTTTAAGTATTGAGGAAGCATTGAAAGCTTGTGATGAATTGACTCAGTTATGCGAGAAGTCGACTTTAGAATTGAAAAATATTCAACCATTTGATGGGGATAGCTCGTTAACGATGCAAACACTACAGTACTTTCAGTACATGAAAGTGAATGGAAATACTAAAATCACCCATTTTTTAAATTTGGAGGATCGATACCTGAAATCTGATTTTACGGATGAGGAAGCTTTGATTGGTGAGATTGAAGCTGCGATAGGCAAAATCAACTTGGAGCAGGAGATTGAAAGTGAAAAGGTGAATGTGGTTCAGAAAAAATTTGCCACAAAGCACGATATGTTAATACTAAACTAG
- a CDS encoding ATP-binding protein: protein MQFNSIPGQEELKSHLIEEVKGGKISHAQLFAGKSGHATLPLALAFIQYIFCEDKGEKDSCGKCASCKKVDDLQHPDLHFSFPTVQTLSKITNPLLPLWRTQIKEQPIFDLYHWTKRIDDKERKPIIGTEESLEIVKKLALKSYEGGYKVMLIWMAEEMNPTCANKLLKILEEPPAKTLFLLVTDDPDKLLITIRSRTQILRVSSYPMDVIQQVVENSGITRQLAESIAARSNGNLIDAQQIMGDQSEANLFRELFIQLMRVCFKKDVNGMLDWSEQVSALSREGQKQFVQYALHMVRQSLLKNYTQDMLTRVSQEEAAFLNNFARFISNNNALDFMEIFNDAHYHLDRNAYGKLLFTQVCFQVMRFIHRA from the coding sequence CAAGAAGAACTAAAATCTCATTTGATCGAAGAAGTCAAAGGAGGTAAAATTAGTCATGCTCAGTTATTTGCTGGGAAATCTGGCCACGCAACTCTTCCACTTGCACTTGCATTTATTCAGTATATTTTCTGTGAAGACAAAGGAGAAAAGGATAGCTGTGGAAAATGTGCTTCGTGTAAAAAAGTAGATGACTTACAACATCCTGATTTGCATTTTTCATTTCCAACGGTTCAAACTCTTTCAAAAATAACCAACCCACTTCTACCGCTTTGGCGAACTCAAATCAAAGAACAACCCATTTTTGACTTATATCATTGGACCAAACGAATAGATGACAAGGAGCGAAAACCTATTATCGGGACGGAAGAAAGTTTGGAGATTGTGAAAAAATTGGCCTTGAAATCTTACGAAGGCGGATACAAAGTGATGTTGATTTGGATGGCGGAAGAAATGAATCCAACTTGTGCCAATAAATTATTAAAGATCTTAGAAGAACCACCAGCAAAAACCTTGTTTTTATTGGTTACTGATGATCCAGATAAGCTATTAATCACCATTCGATCTAGAACACAAATCTTGCGGGTTTCTTCTTATCCAATGGATGTCATTCAACAGGTAGTTGAAAATAGCGGAATTACACGACAATTAGCTGAAAGTATTGCCGCACGAAGCAACGGAAATTTGATTGATGCGCAGCAAATAATGGGCGATCAAAGCGAAGCAAATTTGTTTCGGGAGTTGTTTATTCAACTGATGCGGGTTTGCTTCAAAAAAGATGTCAATGGAATGCTTGATTGGTCGGAACAGGTTTCTGCTCTTTCACGAGAAGGTCAAAAACAGTTTGTTCAATATGCTTTGCACATGGTTCGACAAAGTTTATTGAAAAATTACACGCAAGATATGCTAACTCGTGTTTCTCAGGAAGAAGCTGCTTTTTTAAATAATTTTGCGCGTTTTATTTCCAATAACAACGCACTTGATTTCATGGAAATTTTTAACGACGCTCATTACCATTTAGACAGAAATGCCTACGGAAAATTACTTTTCACTCAGGTTTGTTTTCAAGTGATGCGATTTATTCATCGCGCTTAA